A genomic segment from Saprospiraceae bacterium encodes:
- a CDS encoding NAD(P)H-binding protein encodes MEITQDKKTALLTGATGLVGSYCLRFLLEHNAYQKVVVFTRRPLEISHPKLVQHVIDFDQMEDYQELMKGQDFFSCLGTTMAKAGNKEAFYKVDFVYANKMAQLMAANKVNQLLLVSAVGADPEAAFFYSRVKGKLEDSVKTLPFWAIHIFQPSVLLGERNENRWGEKWAGRIGNFVDSLTNGLLTKYKPVEAEVVAQAMINAAQELKGGIQVYPSHYLQHLATEVDKRLGMRSK; translated from the coding sequence TTGGAAATAACGCAGGATAAAAAAACAGCCCTCTTAACAGGTGCAACTGGCTTGGTCGGAAGTTATTGTCTACGGTTTTTACTCGAACATAATGCTTACCAAAAGGTCGTGGTTTTCACCCGTAGGCCATTGGAAATAAGCCATCCCAAATTAGTCCAGCATGTCATTGATTTTGACCAAATGGAGGACTATCAGGAACTGATGAAAGGGCAGGATTTTTTTTCCTGCCTGGGTACTACCATGGCCAAGGCAGGCAATAAAGAAGCCTTTTATAAGGTAGATTTTGTCTATGCCAATAAAATGGCTCAATTGATGGCAGCCAATAAGGTGAATCAATTGTTATTGGTTTCGGCAGTGGGAGCCGACCCCGAAGCCGCTTTTTTTTACAGTAGGGTAAAAGGAAAACTTGAAGATTCGGTAAAAACACTTCCCTTTTGGGCCATTCACATCTTTCAGCCATCGGTTTTATTAGGAGAACGAAATGAGAACAGGTGGGGAGAAAAATGGGCTGGAAGGATAGGCAACTTTGTCGATTCTCTCACGAATGGTCTATTGACAAAATACAAACCAGTGGAGGCAGAAGTCGTCGCACAGGCTATGATCAATGCCGCTCAAGAGCTAAAAGGGGGGATACAGGTTTACCCTTCTCATTATTTGCAGCATTTGGCCACTGAAGTGGATAAGAGATTAGGAATGAGGTCTAAATAA
- a CDS encoding cation-translocating P-type ATPase, producing MKKNIITLKVEGMDCNNCAMSISRFLERKGLKEVFVSFQTKEVRFQEDKGLLSLEKVKAGINKLGYTVVEEEQIPNWWTFEKKLLISSLFTAPLLFGHLLMMAGIHIPFLEQAWVQFALCLPVYFIGAWHFGRSAISSLKGGVPNMDVLIFIGSTAAFIYSVIGLVLQVPDYIFFETAATIITLVLIGNWMERKAVAQTTSAIGDLSRLQVETAQKVMPSGTIITIKKEELEKGDILQVNEGDKIPADGIIIEGIVEVDESMLTGESLPLAKKPGDKVIGASLLVSGNLQMEVSTVGQDSVLNQMIELVKTAQQDKPDIQRLADKISAIFVPVVLTIALLTFFGGYLIFGFSAQAALMNAIAVLVISCPCAMGLATPTAVMVGVGRLAKSGILVKGGQTVELFSRIKYLVFDKTGTLTTGQFKLEKIDYEQADRRKVNSLIHQLEQRSSHPIAKSLVAEMAQLPNGHDLDLFDFEEKKGLGISAKDGAGNEYQIGSARILAAPTPDNVKYQVFLLENRQLLASVALQDDIRPEAKRTIDKLRKAGVETIILSGDQVEKTAAVANKLGVSNFAGEQLPSEKLNRIDALRKEGLTAMVGDGINDAPALAKADIGISLGGASQVAIQSAQIILLNPQLDRIFQALIISRYTVKTIKQNLFWAFAYNIVAIPIAAAGFLNPMWGALFMAFSDVIVIGNSILLRSKRLKELETAKL from the coding sequence ATGAAAAAAAATATAATCACATTGAAAGTAGAGGGCATGGATTGTAATAACTGTGCCATGAGTATCAGTCGTTTTTTGGAACGGAAAGGGCTAAAAGAGGTGTTTGTCAGTTTTCAAACGAAGGAGGTCCGTTTTCAGGAGGATAAAGGGCTTTTGAGCCTTGAAAAGGTGAAAGCTGGCATAAATAAATTAGGGTATACGGTAGTGGAGGAGGAACAAATCCCCAATTGGTGGACTTTTGAAAAAAAACTCCTGATCAGCTCGCTTTTTACGGCGCCTTTGCTATTTGGTCACCTCTTGATGATGGCGGGTATCCACATTCCCTTCCTCGAACAAGCCTGGGTACAGTTTGCATTGTGCCTACCCGTCTACTTCATCGGGGCATGGCACTTTGGCAGGAGCGCCATCAGCTCCCTCAAAGGTGGCGTGCCGAATATGGATGTACTTATTTTTATCGGAAGTACGGCTGCCTTCATTTACAGTGTCATCGGTTTAGTCCTGCAAGTACCCGATTATATATTCTTCGAAACTGCTGCGACCATTATTACGCTGGTTTTGATCGGTAATTGGATGGAACGAAAAGCAGTCGCTCAAACCACCAGCGCGATTGGGGACTTGTCTCGACTACAAGTAGAAACGGCCCAAAAAGTGATGCCATCTGGTACCATCATTACAATCAAAAAAGAAGAACTGGAAAAAGGAGATATCCTACAAGTGAATGAAGGAGATAAAATTCCGGCTGATGGTATCATTATTGAAGGGATAGTGGAGGTTGACGAATCTATGCTAACAGGGGAAAGCCTACCACTGGCTAAAAAACCAGGTGATAAAGTGATTGGAGCCAGTCTTTTGGTTTCGGGCAACTTACAAATGGAGGTGAGTACGGTCGGGCAAGATAGTGTTTTAAACCAAATGATCGAGTTGGTCAAAACGGCACAACAAGACAAACCGGATATCCAGCGATTGGCAGATAAAATCAGCGCCATTTTTGTTCCTGTTGTTTTAACGATAGCCTTACTTACCTTTTTTGGTGGATACCTGATTTTCGGATTTAGTGCCCAGGCCGCCCTGATGAATGCGATTGCCGTACTGGTCATTTCCTGTCCTTGTGCCATGGGCCTGGCCACCCCAACCGCCGTAATGGTCGGTGTAGGGCGTCTCGCCAAAAGCGGCATCCTGGTTAAGGGCGGACAAACTGTCGAGCTGTTTTCGCGCATTAAATACCTCGTTTTCGATAAAACAGGCACCCTGACCACCGGGCAATTCAAGCTAGAGAAGATTGACTATGAGCAGGCAGATCGACGGAAAGTGAATAGCCTTATTCACCAGCTGGAACAACGCTCCTCCCATCCCATCGCCAAATCCTTGGTGGCAGAAATGGCGCAGCTCCCCAATGGCCATGACCTTGACCTTTTTGATTTTGAAGAGAAAAAAGGTTTGGGGATTTCTGCAAAAGATGGCGCAGGAAATGAATACCAAATTGGCAGTGCCCGCATCTTGGCAGCACCCACACCTGATAATGTAAAATACCAGGTGTTTCTGCTGGAGAACAGGCAGCTGTTGGCCAGTGTAGCACTCCAGGATGACATCCGGCCAGAGGCGAAAAGGACCATTGATAAGCTGCGAAAGGCAGGCGTTGAAACGATCATCCTCAGCGGAGACCAGGTGGAGAAGACAGCTGCCGTAGCCAATAAATTGGGCGTGAGCAATTTCGCAGGTGAACAATTGCCCTCCGAGAAACTAAACCGAATTGACGCCTTGCGAAAAGAAGGCTTAACGGCCATGGTCGGAGATGGTATCAATGATGCACCTGCCTTAGCTAAGGCCGATATCGGTATTTCCTTAGGCGGAGCTTCCCAGGTCGCCATCCAGTCAGCCCAGATCATTCTACTGAACCCCCAGCTGGATCGCATCTTCCAGGCCCTCATTATTAGTCGATATACCGTGAAAACCATCAAGCAAAACTTGTTTTGGGCCTTTGCTTATAATATTGTTGCCATTCCGATCGCAGCAGCCGGCTTCCTAAACCCCATGTGGGGTGCGCTGTTTATGGCTTTTTCTGATGTTATTGTCATCGGAAATTCTATCTTATTACGATCAAAACGATTAAAAGAACTCGAAACAGCAAAACTTTAA
- a CDS encoding DUF3857 domain-containing protein, which produces MKFKTIIFSSLLTLLYYSPQSLFAQNAPDKFGKIDKKDLEMTTYEQDPGAHAVKLFDVAYIDFRYLNGFNVNTQRHFRIKILDVEGLEYADVEIPYLRTPGRKESVAMLRAFVYTLENGEVVKTKLENKDVFDEQVDKNNFKKKFALPNVKVGSVIEVKYELLSEFWYQIDPWLFQEDIPAKRSEILVSIPEYFIFNTNFKGYDFGTLSINDKSTSTGNLALGAGQTINCQYTTYHWAAENVPAFTAEPYITTARNYLGRVEFELARTNFPNSFNESYNTSWEAIAEQLATSEDFGVGNANFLNDQGANLIAGEADPGKQVAILFEATKKMVKWDNKYRRFAGVGDLKKALKEGIGNSAEVNFILLGLLKSAGLEAFPVLVSTRSNGYLNPYQPSLDQFNHTIAAVKVGDGFITLDATDPFVPASYSPINCLNDKGFILMGNRHQWISLEAREKYKLAVQAQLAIGEDGSLSGTIKEAKDGYAAYLFRKAYFKEGDADKYVKSIQDKVDGMTIEEHSFENQENLYKRVEANYKVNITDKTVMAGDMIYISPMLHYALEENPFKLAERKYPVDYAYPMEEIYSIAITFPEGYALEELPEGTNLALPENAGKFTYSAKQLDHSILLTIRFKIENPFISFEQYPFLKEFYSLMVAKYAEQIVLKKKT; this is translated from the coding sequence ATGAAATTTAAAACCATTATTTTCAGTTCATTACTAACCCTTTTGTATTATTCACCTCAAAGTTTATTCGCACAGAATGCACCGGATAAGTTTGGGAAAATTGACAAAAAAGATTTAGAAATGACCACTTACGAGCAGGACCCAGGAGCTCATGCGGTCAAACTTTTTGATGTTGCCTACATCGATTTCCGGTACCTGAATGGATTCAATGTTAATACACAGCGTCATTTTCGGATAAAAATCCTGGATGTAGAAGGTCTGGAATATGCAGATGTAGAAATTCCCTATCTGAGAACACCCGGAAGAAAAGAATCAGTAGCCATGTTACGGGCTTTTGTGTATACCCTTGAAAATGGAGAGGTGGTAAAAACCAAACTAGAAAACAAGGATGTTTTTGATGAACAAGTAGACAAAAATAATTTCAAGAAAAAATTTGCCTTGCCCAATGTAAAAGTGGGAAGTGTCATAGAGGTTAAATATGAGCTTCTTTCGGAGTTTTGGTACCAGATTGATCCTTGGTTATTCCAGGAAGATATTCCAGCCAAACGAAGTGAAATTTTGGTATCTATACCAGAGTATTTTATTTTCAATACCAATTTTAAAGGGTATGATTTTGGCACCCTATCTATAAATGATAAAAGTACAAGCACTGGAAACCTGGCGTTGGGCGCTGGGCAGACCATCAATTGCCAATATACTACCTACCATTGGGCAGCCGAAAATGTACCTGCGTTTACCGCAGAACCTTATATTACGACCGCCCGTAATTATTTAGGACGCGTAGAATTTGAGTTGGCCAGAACCAATTTCCCTAACAGTTTTAACGAATCTTACAATACGAGTTGGGAGGCCATTGCCGAGCAATTGGCCACTTCAGAAGATTTTGGGGTGGGAAATGCTAATTTCCTCAATGACCAAGGTGCCAACCTAATTGCAGGGGAAGCGGATCCTGGTAAACAAGTTGCCATTTTATTTGAAGCCACTAAAAAAATGGTAAAATGGGATAATAAATATAGGCGTTTTGCCGGCGTTGGAGACCTAAAAAAAGCACTCAAAGAAGGCATTGGCAACTCGGCAGAGGTTAATTTCATCCTCCTTGGCCTGTTGAAGTCGGCGGGATTAGAAGCCTTTCCCGTTTTGGTGAGTACGCGATCAAATGGTTATCTTAACCCATACCAGCCTTCGCTCGATCAGTTTAACCATACCATTGCCGCCGTCAAAGTTGGAGATGGATTTATCACACTCGATGCCACAGATCCTTTTGTGCCTGCTAGCTATTCACCCATCAATTGCCTTAACGATAAGGGGTTTATTCTCATGGGAAATAGGCACCAATGGATTAGCCTGGAAGCGAGAGAAAAATACAAGTTAGCCGTGCAAGCCCAATTGGCTATTGGAGAGGATGGCAGCCTAAGTGGCACCATCAAAGAGGCAAAAGACGGTTATGCCGCCTATCTTTTCCGAAAAGCTTATTTTAAAGAAGGAGACGCAGATAAATATGTCAAATCCATACAGGATAAAGTAGATGGAATGACCATAGAAGAGCATTCCTTTGAAAACCAAGAAAATTTATACAAGCGGGTCGAAGCTAACTATAAAGTCAATATCACTGACAAAACAGTTATGGCTGGCGATATGATCTACATTTCGCCGATGCTCCATTATGCACTCGAAGAAAATCCCTTTAAATTAGCAGAAAGGAAATATCCTGTTGATTATGCCTATCCTATGGAAGAGATTTATTCCATTGCCATTACCTTTCCGGAAGGCTATGCATTAGAAGAGCTTCCTGAAGGAACAAACCTTGCGCTTCCTGAAAACGCAGGAAAATTCACCTATTCAGCTAAGCAACTTGACCATTCGATCTTATTGACAATCCGGTTCAAAATTGAAAACCCATTCATTAGTTTTGAACAATATCCCTTCTTGAAGGAGTTCTATAGCCTGATGGTGGCCAAATATGCCGAACAGATCGTTTTGAAAAAGAAAACGTAA
- a CDS encoding DNA alkylation repair protein: MAELLKNRYNQSFFQQLINDFAKHHQDFNANDFLDLIYSDGWEEKELKDRMRHISLKLHKYLQLPYAQTIALFKKVISETEGTSFERMFFPDYVEVFGMEELELSLDALAHFTSYASSEFAIRPFIKRYPEQVMQQLQHWAEHPNFHVRRLASEGCRPRLPWAMALPAFKANPEPILPILEKLKADPEDYVRRSVANNLNDISKDHPSLALEIAEKWHGKNNHTNWVVKHACRGLLKQGHTRALVLFGFSDPSDIEVSRLRMDQTTIAIGEAVKFQFQLKNKASFRSKLRLEYLIHFVKKNGTTSPKVFQITENYFEPGIHDFSKKQSFQDLTTRKHHPGQHRLTILVNGREMANLSFELL; this comes from the coding sequence ATGGCAGAACTGCTTAAAAACCGTTACAATCAATCCTTTTTTCAGCAACTGATCAATGACTTTGCTAAGCATCATCAAGATTTCAACGCCAATGATTTTTTGGATTTGATATATAGTGATGGCTGGGAAGAAAAGGAGTTGAAAGATCGGATGCGGCATATTAGCTTGAAGCTACATAAGTATTTGCAGCTCCCTTATGCCCAAACCATTGCGCTATTCAAAAAAGTTATTTCCGAGACGGAGGGCACTAGTTTTGAAAGGATGTTCTTCCCAGATTATGTGGAGGTCTTTGGGATGGAGGAGCTGGAACTTAGCCTTGATGCTTTGGCGCATTTTACCTCTTATGCCAGTTCAGAATTCGCCATCCGGCCCTTTATCAAGCGTTACCCTGAGCAGGTTATGCAGCAGCTGCAACATTGGGCCGAACATCCCAATTTTCATGTGCGAAGATTGGCCAGTGAAGGCTGCCGACCGAGGTTGCCCTGGGCCATGGCCTTACCAGCCTTTAAAGCCAATCCGGAACCGATCCTTCCCATTCTCGAAAAGCTCAAAGCGGATCCCGAGGATTATGTCAGGCGGAGTGTTGCCAACAACCTGAATGACATTTCAAAAGATCACCCATCACTCGCTTTGGAAATAGCCGAAAAATGGCATGGTAAAAATAACCACACCAATTGGGTCGTCAAACATGCCTGCCGAGGCCTGCTCAAGCAAGGCCATACCCGCGCCTTAGTGCTTTTTGGCTTTAGCGACCCTAGCGACATTGAAGTCTCCAGGCTCCGTATGGACCAGACAACTATTGCGATTGGCGAAGCCGTCAAATTTCAATTTCAATTAAAGAACAAGGCCAGTTTTCGATCAAAACTAAGGCTGGAATACCTCATCCATTTTGTCAAAAAAAATGGCACTACTTCTCCCAAGGTATTTCAAATTACCGAAAACTATTTTGAGCCTGGCATTCATGATTTTTCCAAAAAACAATCTTTTCAAGATTTAACGACCCGCAAACACCATCCGGGACAGCATCGATTGACCATTCTTGTGAATGGAAGAGAAATGGCAAACCTCTCCTTTGAGCTGCTTTAG